A stretch of the Agelaius phoeniceus isolate bAgePho1 chromosome 1, bAgePho1.hap1, whole genome shotgun sequence genome encodes the following:
- the CCDC126 gene encoding coiled-coil domain-containing protein 126: MFLTFSRKNMSQKLSMFLLVFGIIWGLMLLRYTFQYPRRQSSAELRGQILDLSKRYVKALAEENKNLMNGGGGASMSGYADLKRTIAVLLDDILQRLVKLENKVDYIVVNGSATNTTNGTNHQVPVTANKRAKPASNIR; the protein is encoded by the exons ATGTTTCTaacattttcaagaaaaaatatgTCCCAGAAACTGAGTATGTTTTTACTAGTCTTTGGAATCATCTGGGGTTTGATGTTGCTGCGCTACACTTTTCAGTATCCAAGACGCCAAAGCAGTGCTGAGTTGCGTGGACAGATACTAGATCTCAGTAAAAGATATGTCAAAGCACtggcagaagaaaataaaaacctgatGAATGGTGGTGGTGGAGCCTCTATGTCAGGATATG CTGATCTTAAGAGAACAATTGCTGTTCTTCTGGATGACATCTTACAACGTCTGGTGAAACTGGAAAACAAGGTTGATTACATCGTTGTGAATGGCTCAGCAACAAACACCACTAATGGAACGAACCACCAGGTGCCAGTGACTGCAAACAAACGTGCAAAGCCAGCAAGCAACATCAGATAG